A genomic region of Mugil cephalus isolate CIBA_MC_2020 chromosome 5, CIBA_Mcephalus_1.1, whole genome shotgun sequence contains the following coding sequences:
- the ergic1 gene encoding endoplasmic reticulum-Golgi intermediate compartment protein 1: MPFDVRRFDIYRKVPKDLTQPTYTGAFISILCCVFIIFLFLSELTGFIATEIVNELYVDDPDKDSGGKIDVSLNISLPNLHCDLVGLDIQDEMGRHEVGHIDNSMKVPLNQGDGCRFEGVFTINKVPGNFHVSTHSATAQPQNPDMTHIIHKLAFGEKLQVQKVQGAFNALGGADRLASNPLASHDYILKIVPTVYEDLSGRQRFSYQYTVANKEYVAYSHTGRIIPAIWFRYDLSPITVKYTERRQPFYRFITTICAIVGGTFTVAGIIDSCIFTASEAWKKIQIGKMS; encoded by the exons ATTTGATATCTACAGGAAAGTGCCAAAAGACCTCACCCAGCCAACTTACACAGGAGCTTTCA TTTCCATTCTCTGCTGCGTCTTCATAATCTTCCTGTTCCTGTCCGAGCTGACGGGATTCATAGCCACTGAAAT TGTCAATGAACTGTATGTGGACGACCCTGACAAAGACAGTGGTGGGAAGATAGATGTGAGTTTAAACATCAGTTTGCCAAACTTGCACTGTGATT tGGTGGGTTTGGACATCCAAGATGAGATGGGCCGCCACGAGGTCGGTCACATCGACAACTCGATGAAGGTTCCTCTCAACCAGGGGGACGGTTGTCGCTTCGAGGGAGTGTTCACCATCAATAAA GTACCAGGAAACTTCCACGTGTCGACGCACAGCGCCACAGCGCAGCCCCAGAACCCTGACATGACTCACATCATCCACAAGCTGGCATTTGGAGAAAAGCTCCAG GTACAGAAAGTCCAAGGAGCCTTTAACGCTTTAGGAGGGGCCGACAGGCTGGCATCTAATC CTCTGGCCTCACATGACTACATACTGAAGATTGTACCAACTGTATACGAAGACCTGTCAGGCAGACAGAGGTTCTCCTACCAGTACACAGTAGCCAACAAG GAGTACGTTGCTTACAGCCACACGGGCAGAATTATCCCAGCAATCTGGTTCAGATACGACCTCAGCCCGATCACAGTCAAGTACACAGAGAGGAGGCAGCCATTCTACCGCTTCATCACAACA ATTTGTGCCATTGTTGGAGGGACGTTCACGGTCGCGGGAATCATCGACTCGTGTATATTTACTGCTTCAGAGGCCTGGAAGAAGATCCAGATAGGAAAAATGTCATGA